The following are from one region of the Baumannia cicadellinicola str. Hc (Homalodisca coagulata) genome:
- the pheS gene encoding phenylalanine--tRNA ligase subunit alpha: MSDLQKLVIQAKKAISNSNDLKTLELTRIKFLGKKGYFNQQVLYLRHQTPDKQPQIGALFNKAKQEVKQAILDRKQAIKLIKIKTRLATESVDISLPGRRLNNGALHPLSQTVLCLEKFFSQLGFSIEHGPEIEHSYYNFDALNIPIHHPSRTDQDTFWINSTQLLRTQTSGIQIRIMQSYQPPIRIITSGRVYRRDYDQTHTPMFHQMEGLMIDNSITFAHLKNTIHELLHYFFEDTVKVRFRPSYFPFTQPSAEVDIMSKNKCWLEVLGCGMVHPVILRNVGIDPDIYSGFAFGIGIERMAMLRYSIVDLRAFFDNDLRFLKQFK; this comes from the coding sequence ATGTCTGATCTTCAAAAATTAGTTATACAAGCAAAAAAAGCTATTAGTAATTCTAATGATTTAAAGACTCTTGAGTTAACACGGATTAAGTTTTTAGGTAAAAAAGGATACTTTAATCAACAAGTATTATATTTACGGCATCAAACCCCAGATAAACAACCACAAATAGGAGCCTTATTCAATAAGGCTAAGCAAGAAGTAAAACAAGCTATCTTAGATAGAAAACAAGCAATAAAACTTATAAAGATTAAAACTAGACTTGCAACAGAAAGTGTAGATATATCTTTGCCTGGAAGACGTTTAAATAATGGTGCATTACATCCTCTATCTCAGACTGTTCTTTGTCTAGAAAAATTCTTTAGTCAATTAGGTTTTTCCATTGAACATGGACCAGAAATCGAACATAGTTATTATAATTTCGACGCGTTAAATATACCAATTCATCATCCTTCACGTACAGATCAAGATACTTTTTGGATTAATTCTACTCAGTTATTACGTACTCAAACTTCTGGCATTCAAATTCGCATTATGCAAAGTTACCAACCACCTATCCGTATTATAACATCAGGCCGTGTTTATCGTCGTGATTATGACCAAACCCACACTCCTATGTTTCATCAAATGGAAGGTTTAATGATTGATAATAGTATAACATTTGCTCATTTAAAAAATACTATACATGAATTATTACACTATTTTTTTGAAGATACCGTAAAAGTACGTTTTCGTCCATCATACTTTCCTTTCACTCAACCATCAGCAGAAGTAGATATCATGAGTAAGAATAAATGCTGGCTAGAAGTACTTGGCTGCGGTATGGTGCATCCAGTTATTCTACGAAATGTTGGCATTGATCCAGATATTTATTCTGGTTTTGCCTTTGGTATCGGTATAGAGAGAATGGCAATGTTACGTTACTCTATTGTCGATTTACGAGCATTCTTCGATAATGATTTACGTTTTCTAAAACAATTTAAGTAA
- the rplT gene encoding 50S ribosomal protein L20 yields the protein MARVKRGVVARARHKKVLKLANGYYGARSRVYRVAFQAVLKAGQYCYRDRRCKKRQFRKLWITRINAAVRQHGITYSCFMNSLKKASIHIDRKILAEIAISDKVAFATLAEKAKSILCVT from the coding sequence ATGGCACGTGTTAAACGCGGTGTAGTAGCTCGAGCAAGACATAAAAAAGTATTAAAACTAGCTAATGGTTATTATGGTGCGCGTTCTCGTGTTTATCGTGTAGCCTTTCAGGCAGTATTAAAAGCTGGTCAGTACTGTTACCGTGATAGACGTTGTAAAAAACGTCAGTTTCGTAAATTATGGATAACACGTATTAATGCCGCTGTACGTCAACATGGTATTACTTATAGTTGTTTCATGAATAGTCTTAAAAAAGCTTCTATTCATATAGATCGTAAAATCTTGGCAGAAATTGCTATTAGTGACAAAGTAGCTTTTGCAACTCTAGCAGAAAAAGCAAAAAGTATTTTGTGCGTAACTTAA
- the rpmI gene encoding 50S ribosomal protein L35, with product MPKLKSVRGAVKRFKKNSSGCFKHKQAYLRHLLTKKSTNRKRNLRFKSIVSKGDKNLVVRCLPYA from the coding sequence ATGCCAAAACTAAAAAGCGTACGTGGAGCTGTTAAGCGTTTTAAGAAAAACTCCTCTGGTTGCTTTAAGCATAAACAAGCTTATTTACGTCATCTTCTAACGAAAAAATCAACTAATCGTAAGCGTAACTTACGTTTTAAATCTATAGTTTCTAAAGGCGATAAAAATTTGGTAGTGCGTTGTCTACCATATGCGTAA
- the infC gene encoding translation initiation factor IF-3, whose amino-acid sequence MRSIHKINLEICAGKVRLTGINGELIGIVTLNKALEKAEEAGVDLVEISSNAEPPVCRIMDYGKFLYEKSKSNKEQKKKQKITHIKEIKFRPGIDESDYQVKIRNLMRFLIEGDKVKITLRFRGREMAHQKLGIEVLNRIREDLNDIALLESLPNKIEGRQMIMILAPKKR is encoded by the coding sequence ATGCGGTCAATTCATAAAATAAATTTAGAAATTTGTGCAGGAAAAGTTCGGTTAACTGGTATAAATGGTGAATTAATTGGTATTGTCACCCTGAACAAGGCCCTTGAAAAAGCTGAGGAAGCAGGTGTTGATTTAGTAGAAATTAGTTCTAATGCCGAACCTCCTGTTTGCCGTATTATGGATTACGGTAAATTTCTCTATGAGAAAAGTAAATCAAATAAAGAACAGAAGAAAAAACAAAAAATTACGCATATTAAGGAAATTAAATTTCGTCCTGGTATTGATGAAAGCGACTATCAAGTAAAAATACGTAATTTAATGCGTTTTCTCATCGAGGGTGATAAAGTTAAAATTACCTTAAGATTCCGGGGAAGGGAAATGGCGCATCAAAAACTTGGTATTGAAGTTCTTAATCGTATTCGCGAAGACCTAAATGATATAGCTTTATTAGAATCATTACCAAATAAAATTGAAGGACGCCAGATGATCATGATTCTAGCCCCTAAAAAAAGATAA
- the thrS gene encoding threonine--tRNA ligase, producing MPVITITNGLQLTFQKPVSSLEIAKYISSNCEQNCIASYLNNRLVDAVDLIMQDSKLDIITAEDKAGLDILRCSCNHLLGHAIKQLWPEAKMTIGKIIDKGFYYDIDLEHKLQPEDIDALEKCMHTLANKNYNIVKKYVSWQQAREIFQANGEIYKVAILDDNINQHTLVALYYYEEYVDMCRGPHAPNIRFCHHFKLQKTSITYWRNNDKNKKLQRIYGTAWGTDMQLKCYLQSLQEVKKRDHRKIGQQLDLYHIQEEAPGMVFWHVDGWIIFRELETFIRSKLQTYKYQEVKSPVMIDRTLWEQTGHWSNYAEHIFTTSSENREYCIKPMNCPGHVQIFNQQINSYRDLPLRMAEFGSCYRNEPSGSLHGLMRVRNFTQDDAHIFCTEEQVCDEINNNIKMLYEVYHTFGFKKILVNLSTRPAHRIGNDKIWDKAEQDLATTLTNNGILFKYNVGAGAFYGPKIEFTLLDSFDRAWQCGTIQLDFSLPSRLKAFYINKNNQRLVPVMIHRAILGSLERFIGILIEEYAGFFPTWLAPTQVVLMNISDNQSNYVIQLMQKLSTANIRAKIDLRNEKIGFKIREHTLRRVPYMLICGDQEIKMGKVTIRTRYGKNLGMFEMNNFIEKLQHEINHRNLSQIEK from the coding sequence ATGCCTGTAATAACCATTACTAATGGTCTTCAGCTTACTTTTCAAAAGCCAGTATCTTCACTTGAAATTGCAAAATATATTAGTTCTAATTGTGAACAAAATTGTATTGCCAGTTATCTTAATAATAGGTTAGTAGATGCAGTTGATTTAATTATGCAAGACTCTAAACTGGACATTATTACTGCTGAAGATAAAGCAGGCCTAGATATTCTTCGTTGTTCTTGTAATCATTTATTAGGACATGCCATAAAACAACTATGGCCAGAAGCAAAAATGACTATTGGTAAAATTATAGATAAAGGATTTTATTATGATATAGATCTTGAACATAAGCTACAACCAGAAGACATTGATGCATTAGAAAAATGCATGCATACACTAGCGAATAAAAACTACAATATAGTAAAAAAATATGTTAGTTGGCAGCAAGCACGTGAAATATTTCAAGCAAATGGTGAAATCTATAAAGTAGCAATACTTGATGACAATATTAATCAACATACTTTAGTAGCACTTTATTACTATGAAGAATATGTAGATATGTGTCGAGGGCCACATGCTCCTAATATACGTTTTTGTCATCACTTTAAATTACAAAAAACGTCAATAACTTATTGGCGTAATAACGATAAAAACAAAAAATTACAGCGAATTTATGGTACTGCTTGGGGTACCGATATGCAACTTAAATGTTATTTACAATCTTTACAAGAAGTGAAAAAACGAGATCACCGCAAAATAGGTCAACAGTTAGATCTATATCATATACAAGAAGAAGCACCAGGTATGGTATTTTGGCATGTTGACGGATGGATTATTTTTAGGGAACTAGAAACATTTATCCGTAGCAAATTACAAACTTATAAATATCAAGAGGTAAAAAGTCCGGTGATGATTGATCGGACGCTTTGGGAACAAACTGGACACTGGTCAAATTATGCCGAACATATATTTACGACTTCATCAGAAAATAGAGAATACTGTATAAAACCAATGAACTGTCCAGGTCATGTACAAATTTTTAATCAACAGATTAACTCCTACCGCGACTTACCATTAAGAATGGCTGAGTTTGGTAGTTGTTATCGTAATGAACCTTCAGGATCATTACATGGTCTCATGCGTGTACGTAATTTTACTCAAGATGATGCACATATTTTTTGTACTGAAGAACAAGTATGTGATGAAATTAACAATAACATAAAAATGTTATATGAAGTTTATCATACATTTGGTTTCAAAAAAATATTAGTAAATCTTTCTACAAGGCCAGCTCATCGTATTGGTAATGATAAGATATGGGATAAAGCAGAACAAGATTTAGCAACTACACTAACTAATAATGGTATACTTTTTAAGTATAATGTTGGAGCAGGAGCATTCTATGGTCCTAAAATAGAATTTACTTTGCTTGATTCTTTCGATCGTGCCTGGCAGTGTGGTACAATTCAGTTAGATTTTTCGTTACCCAGTCGTTTAAAAGCTTTCTATATCAATAAAAATAATCAACGATTAGTACCAGTTATGATACACCGTGCTATTCTAGGGTCTTTAGAACGTTTTATTGGAATACTCATAGAAGAGTATGCTGGTTTTTTCCCTACTTGGTTAGCACCAACACAGGTTGTTTTAATGAATATCAGTGATAATCAGTCTAATTATGTAATACAACTCATGCAAAAACTGTCTACTGCAAATATAAGAGCAAAAATAGACTTGAGAAACGAAAAGATCGGATTTAAAATTCGTGAGCATACCTTACGTCGCGTGCCTTATATGCTAATATGTGGAGATCAAGAAATTAAGATGGGTAAAGTTACTATACGTACACGCTACGGTAAAAATTTAGGTATGTTTGAAATGAATAATTTCATTGAAAAGTTGCAACATGAAATTAATCACCGTAATCTATCTCAGATAGAGAAATAA
- the dnaQ gene encoding DNA polymerase III subunit epsilon translates to MKRQIVLDIETTGINKLGVHYYGHRIIEIGAVEIINRRITGKNFHVYLNPERFIDQEAFKIHGISNNFLKDKPTFAQVADKLITFISQSELVIHHAPFDIGFIDYEFKLLNRSMISKTFVQVTDTLLLARKIFPGKRNSLDALCNRYHIKNIHRTKHGALLDAKILAEIYLIMTGGQTSINFNLTQESNIEQKYKGKNIYFPLSHEDKLKVIYANNKELSEHRNILDRIEKQNSKCLWKL, encoded by the coding sequence ATGAAAAGACAAATTGTTTTAGACATTGAAACTACAGGAATAAACAAGTTAGGAGTTCATTATTATGGACATAGAATTATTGAAATTGGAGCTGTAGAGATTATTAATCGTCGTATTACTGGTAAAAATTTTCATGTTTATTTAAATCCAGAAAGATTCATTGATCAAGAGGCATTTAAAATTCATGGTATTAGTAATAATTTTCTTAAAGATAAACCTACTTTTGCACAAGTAGCAGATAAATTAATTACATTTATCTCTCAAAGTGAGTTAGTTATTCATCATGCACCATTTGATATAGGTTTTATAGATTATGAGTTTAAATTATTAAACAGAAGTATGATCAGTAAAACTTTTGTTCAAGTAACTGATACTTTATTACTAGCAAGAAAAATATTTCCTGGTAAACGTAATAGTCTTGATGCTTTATGTAATCGCTATCATATAAAAAATATTCATCGTACTAAACATGGTGCTTTACTTGACGCAAAAATTTTAGCCGAAATTTACTTAATAATGACCGGTGGACAAACTTCGATTAATTTTAATCTAACGCAAGAATCTAATATAGAACAAAAATATAAAGGTAAAAATATATATTTTCCTTTATCACATGAAGATAAATTAAAGGTAATTTATGCTAATAATAAGGAATTATCAGAACACAGAAATATTTTAGATAGAATAGAAAAACAAAACAGCAAATGCTTATGGAAACTATAA
- the rnhA gene encoding ribonuclease HI encodes MRKKIEIFTDGSCFGNPGPGGYGAILRYKKYEKEHSAGFLLTTNNRMELMAAIIALEFLRDPCEAIVYIDSKYVHQGVIQWIYNWKKHNWKNSAKKIIKNLDLWQRLDVVSNLHVIHWRWVKSHTGHPENERCDELARIAAEHPKFEDIGYKR; translated from the coding sequence ATGCGGAAAAAAATAGAAATTTTTACCGATGGTTCATGCTTCGGTAATCCTGGTCCTGGAGGATACGGTGCTATCTTGCGCTATAAAAAGTACGAAAAAGAACATAGCGCAGGTTTTTTATTAACAACTAATAATCGTATGGAATTAATGGCAGCAATCATAGCATTAGAATTTTTAAGAGATCCTTGTGAGGCTATCGTTTATATAGATAGTAAGTATGTTCATCAAGGTGTCATTCAATGGATATATAATTGGAAAAAGCATAATTGGAAAAATTCTGCAAAAAAAATTATAAAAAATTTAGATTTATGGCAAAGATTAGATGTTGTAAGCAATTTACATGTAATCCATTGGCGTTGGGTAAAAAGTCATACTGGTCATCCAGAAAATGAACGCTGCGATGAATTAGCACGAATAGCAGCTGAACACCCTAAATTCGAAGATATTGGATACAAACGTTAA
- the gloB gene encoding hydroxyacylglutathione hydrolase, whose amino-acid sequence MNLIAIPALIDNYIWLLHNKKGECLIVDPGDATPVLHILSNYQLKLTSILLTHHHPDHVKGVKLLSQYFPVTIYGPQETFKQCANIIVKKGDFLVLLEKKFAVLSFPGHTLGHIGFYSYPWLFCGDTVFSAGCGRIFEGTTKQMYESFQEVNQLSSHTLICCAHEYTLTNLAFASSLLPKDRIISSYQRHVTILRNKKKPSLPTKLSLERLINPFFRCHDINLHQAINFSPLLGCEWLVFDYLRQKRDNFRGNSSQK is encoded by the coding sequence ATGAATTTAATAGCTATTCCTGCTCTAATAGATAATTATATTTGGCTTTTACATAATAAAAAAGGAGAATGTTTAATTGTTGATCCTGGTGATGCTACCCCAGTATTACATATACTATCAAATTATCAACTGAAATTAACTAGCATTTTATTAACTCATCATCATCCAGATCATGTTAAGGGTGTGAAACTACTATCACAATACTTTCCTGTTACTATTTATGGTCCACAAGAAACATTCAAACAATGTGCTAATATTATTGTAAAAAAAGGTGATTTTTTAGTTCTTCTAGAAAAAAAATTTGCTGTTCTTTCTTTTCCTGGACATACTTTAGGACACATTGGATTTTATAGTTATCCATGGTTATTTTGTGGTGATACAGTTTTTTCAGCTGGTTGTGGTCGAATATTTGAAGGAACTACAAAACAAATGTATGAATCTTTTCAGGAGGTTAATCAACTTTCATCACATACATTAATATGTTGCGCACATGAGTATACATTAACTAATTTAGCTTTTGCTTCTTCTTTATTACCTAAAGATCGTATTATTAGTAGTTATCAACGTCATGTAACAATTTTACGCAACAAAAAAAAACCCAGCTTACCTACTAAGCTAAGTTTAGAACGTCTAATTAATCCTTTTTTTCGTTGTCATGATATTAATTTACATCAAGCTATCAATTTTTCTCCATTATTAGGATGTGAATGGTTAGTTTTTGATTATTTACGCCAAAAACGAGACAACTTTAGAGGTAATTCTAGTCAAAAATAA
- a CDS encoding endonuclease/exonuclease/phosphatase family protein: protein MPKQIYAVRFIAGQPNQYIFPPVKSSSKFNYTWSLMKPLHNSTLLKVMVWNIFKQQRTNWLSVLNSIRQETPLVLLQEAQTTPEMIKFATSHYLAVDQVPAIIFTQHPSGVMTLSTGYPVYCCPLSEREPLLRLAKSALITIYPIYCKQYLMVINIHAINFSLGLDVYSKQLGPIGDHILQHHGPVIMAGDFNTWSKKRILALYRFTDNMMLKEVVFTKDLRKRVFGRPLDFIFYRNMHVTEASVLVTKASDHNPLLVTFDLFSSIKHVKITLLKKNI, encoded by the coding sequence GTGCCTAAACAAATATATGCCGTTAGATTTATTGCAGGCCAACCAAATCAATATATTTTCCCACCAGTTAAATCAAGTAGCAAATTTAACTATACATGGTCCCTAATGAAGCCTTTACATAACTCAACTTTGCTAAAAGTTATGGTATGGAATATTTTTAAACAACAACGAACTAATTGGTTATCTGTTTTAAATAGTATTAGACAAGAAACACCCCTTGTTTTATTACAAGAAGCACAAACAACTCCTGAAATGATAAAATTTGCTACCTCACATTATTTAGCGGTTGATCAAGTACCTGCAATAATATTTACGCAACATCCCTCAGGTGTAATGACTTTATCTACTGGATATCCAGTTTATTGTTGCCCCTTAAGTGAGCGTGAACCATTATTACGATTAGCTAAATCAGCACTAATAACTATATATCCTATATATTGTAAACAATATCTAATGGTAATCAATATCCACGCGATTAATTTTAGCCTCGGTCTTGATGTTTATAGTAAGCAATTAGGACCAATTGGTGATCATATACTTCAGCATCATGGACCAGTAATTATGGCTGGTGATTTTAATACTTGGAGTAAAAAAAGAATATTAGCATTATATAGATTTACTGATAATATGATGTTGAAAGAAGTAGTATTTACCAAAGATCTACGTAAAAGAGTTTTTGGTAGGCCTTTAGATTTTATTTTTTATCGTAATATGCATGTTACTGAAGCATCCGTATTAGTGACAAAAGCTTCAGATCATAACCCCCTTTTAGTAACATTCGATTTATTTTCGTCAATAAAACATGTAAAAATTACCCTACTAAAAAAGAATATATAG
- the mltC gene encoding membrane-bound lytic murein transglycosylase MltC, translating to MSNKKKIALFFMLPFLISCYHNNNPLTNQVSPKTVTCSCSLVEKIWGINELLKTGPKNYIKYTDEYQTRSHINFDTGTITIETIANEKDVTINLRKAIINTLLMYINENKQEISTNNLILQKEPFLYGQVIDHYNKPIRWSWRATNFANYLLKTNLRMRHSTLHDIWFITINMVPQHINKRANHYVTIVSNEARKYKIDQSLILAIIQTESSFNPYAISHANAVGLMQIMQNSAGRDVFKMKGKCGQPSRKYLLNPKNNINIGTAYLAMLQNNYLSGIIDLTSRRYVMIVAYNSGVSSALKVFSSNPNKALNMINNLKPDEVYHILSTQHPSAESRNYLNKVNALQQIYGK from the coding sequence ATGTCAAATAAAAAAAAAATAGCTCTATTTTTTATGCTGCCATTCTTAATATCTTGTTATCATAATAACAATCCTTTAACTAATCAAGTATCGCCAAAAACTGTGACTTGTTCATGTTCATTAGTCGAAAAAATATGGGGTATAAATGAATTATTAAAAACCGGGCCAAAAAACTATATCAAATATACTGATGAATATCAAACACGTAGTCATATTAACTTTGATACTGGCACTATTACCATAGAAACAATAGCTAACGAAAAAGATGTCACTATTAATTTACGTAAAGCTATTATCAACACATTATTAATGTATATTAATGAGAATAAACAAGAAATTAGCACCAATAATCTAATTCTACAAAAAGAACCATTTTTATATGGTCAAGTTATAGATCATTATAATAAACCTATTCGTTGGTCATGGCGTGCTACTAACTTCGCTAATTATTTACTAAAAACAAATCTAAGGATGCGTCATTCTACATTACATGATATATGGTTTATTACCATAAATATGGTACCTCAACATATAAATAAAAGAGCCAATCACTATGTTACAATAGTTAGTAACGAAGCACGTAAGTATAAAATAGATCAATCATTAATTTTAGCTATTATACAAACAGAATCTAGCTTTAACCCTTATGCTATTAGTCATGCCAATGCAGTCGGATTAATGCAAATAATGCAAAACAGTGCTGGTCGTGATGTTTTTAAAATGAAAGGTAAATGTGGACAGCCTAGTCGTAAATATTTGCTAAACCCAAAAAATAATATTAATATTGGTACAGCTTATTTAGCTATGTTACAAAATAACTACTTAAGTGGTATTATTGATTTAACATCACGACGTTATGTCATGATTGTTGCGTATAATAGTGGTGTTAGCAGTGCACTAAAAGTATTCTCCAGCAATCCAAACAAAGCATTAAATATGATTAATAATTTAAAACCAGATGAAGTATATCATATATTATCTACACAGCATCCATCAGCAGAATCACGTAACTATTTAAATAAAGTTAATGCTTTACAACAAATTTATGGCAAGTAA
- a CDS encoding oxidative damage protection protein: MSKNIYCVFLRKQAEGQDFQSYPGELGKHIFNNISKEAWAKWQQKQTMLINENKLNLISNTDRNFLEKEMIKFLFKS, translated from the coding sequence ATGAGTAAGAATATTTATTGTGTTTTCTTAAGAAAACAAGCAGAAGGACAAGATTTTCAATCTTATCCAGGTGAATTAGGTAAACATATTTTTAATAACATTTCTAAAGAAGCATGGGCAAAATGGCAACAAAAACAAACTATGCTTATTAATGAAAATAAATTAAACTTAATAAGTAATACCGACCGTAATTTTTTAGAAAAAGAAATGATTAAATTCCTATTTAAATCCTAG
- the hemW gene encoding radical SAM family heme chaperone HemW — protein sequence MNNFQIDKKKSLLLSLYIHIPWCMKKCCYCDFPTTTLHNKVPNKEYISHLLIDLKQSLLLIDGYSLKTIFIGGGTPSLLTIEMLEKLIDSIYKMVPLATNLELTIEVNPGTINENHLISYQTIGINRISIGVQTFNRNHLIHLGRLHRPEDATNIVSFASAIKFNSINLDIMYGLPNQTVNQALDDLRQAIALAPQHISWYQLTIEPNTIFWNTKPKLPKDDIIWDIYQQGNELLMSSGYQPYEISAYAHNKSYQCLHNMNYWRFGDYLGIGCSAHSKLTLPDGTIIRMVKVRNPFLYMKGKYLDKSYQVALSDLPFEYFMNRFRLFEIVPRNEFTQLTSLAENDIRSMLDQSINLGYISEYNKYWQITEKGKLFLNNLLELFLA from the coding sequence TTGAACAATTTCCAAATAGACAAAAAAAAATCACTGTTACTTAGTTTATATATTCACATTCCTTGGTGCATGAAGAAATGTTGTTATTGTGATTTTCCAACTACTACCTTACATAATAAGGTCCCTAATAAAGAATATATTAGTCATTTACTCATTGATCTAAAGCAAAGTCTGTTGTTAATAGATGGTTATTCTCTAAAAACTATATTTATTGGTGGAGGAACTCCAAGTTTATTAACTATTGAGATGTTAGAAAAATTAATAGATAGTATCTATAAAATGGTGCCTCTAGCTACAAACTTGGAACTGACTATAGAAGTTAATCCTGGTACTATTAACGAGAATCATCTAATTAGCTATCAAACCATAGGTATAAATCGTATTTCCATTGGTGTCCAAACCTTTAATAGAAATCATTTAATACATCTTGGTCGTCTTCACAGACCAGAAGACGCGACAAATATAGTATCATTTGCTTCTGCTATTAAATTTAACAGTATTAATCTTGATATAATGTATGGATTACCAAATCAAACTGTTAATCAAGCACTGGATGATTTACGGCAAGCAATAGCTTTAGCACCTCAGCATATTTCTTGGTATCAATTAACAATTGAGCCGAATACTATATTCTGGAATACTAAACCTAAATTACCTAAAGATGATATTATTTGGGATATTTACCAACAAGGCAATGAATTGTTAATGTCATCTGGTTATCAACCATATGAAATATCTGCTTACGCTCATAATAAGAGTTACCAATGTCTTCATAATATGAACTATTGGCGTTTTGGAGATTATTTAGGTATTGGTTGTAGTGCTCATAGTAAGCTAACGTTGCCAGATGGCACTATAATACGTATGGTAAAAGTTCGTAACCCCTTTCTTTATATGAAAGGAAAATATTTAGATAAATCCTATCAGGTAGCATTATCTGATTTACCATTTGAGTATTTTATGAACCGTTTTCGTTTATTTGAAATCGTGCCACGTAATGAATTTACTCAATTAACTAGTCTAGCAGAGAATGATATTCGTTCTATGTTAGATCAATCGATAAATTTAGGTTATATTAGCGAATATAATAAATATTGGCAAATAACAGAAAAAGGTAAGTTATTTCTAAATAATCTTCTAGAACTTTTCTTAGCGTAA
- a CDS encoding YqgE/AlgH family protein, giving the protein MNLQHHFLIAMPTLTDPLFKQSVVYICTHNHEGAMGIVINKPVEQFTVASVLHKLKIIPIVDHASVQLNQPVFLGGPLADDRGFIIHTPKDGFGASIGISPQTMITTSKDVLETLGTHNQPDDILVALGYSGWEEGQLEHELRANTWLTIPANNQILFATPVSARWQAAAKILGININNIVNQIGHA; this is encoded by the coding sequence ATGAACTTACAGCATCATTTTCTAATTGCTATGCCAACTTTAACAGATCCTTTATTTAAACAATCTGTAGTTTATATATGTACACATAACCACGAAGGAGCAATGGGAATAGTAATTAATAAGCCCGTAGAACAATTTACAGTTGCTAGTGTATTACATAAACTAAAGATCATACCAATTGTTGATCATGCATCTGTGCAATTAAATCAACCAGTTTTCTTAGGTGGTCCTTTAGCAGACGATCGTGGTTTTATTATACATACGCCAAAAGATGGTTTTGGTGCAAGTATTGGTATTTCACCGCAAACAATGATAACTACATCTAAAGATGTACTAGAAACTTTAGGGACTCATAATCAACCAGATGATATTTTAGTTGCTCTTGGTTATTCTGGTTGGGAAGAGGGACAACTGGAACATGAATTACGAGCTAATACTTGGTTAACAATACCAGCAAATAACCAAATTTTATTTGCTACTCCAGTTTCAGCTCGTTGGCAAGCAGCAGCTAAAATACTAGGTATTAACATAAATAACATTGTGAATCAAATAGGTCATGCCTAA